The following proteins come from a genomic window of Chryseobacterium glaciei:
- a CDS encoding TonB-dependent receptor: MKSLKCSFTIAAMFFTVTAVEAQELVQKVSFSVPASKPLIEVLEEFATKTGTRLAYSKADIKELKVKGVKCENVPVSNCLKDITEGLPVVFRLRGDLISIKYEGSNVSVLGNGRISGKIVDEVGNPVVGAQITIAGKTITTDNNGDFAIDLPSGVYTLSIKASKFNALRVEKLSVSNSETNNVSFAMKPISDKITEIKEVVITGVRKADTQAGLLALQKKAAQMSDGISAEQISKTPDSDVGGTLKRVTGITTIDNKYVVVRSMGERWNTAAMDGISLPSTEAYNQNFSFDIIPTAMVESVIVSKTATPDMNASFAGGYVEIKTKDIPNQDFTTVTVGTSYNDISTFKEFLTRQRGQYDYLGYDDGTRDFPKGLKAMNWENPLFFEQSKQFVNDNFTNYATKADLGSNMQLALGRTFQLKNNNKWGLAGALTIRNEQNKLDIEHTGRGNWLDTTYLTNPADPDYQQTPVKFYNFKNQGASYTYNSTVAGMLNFGLQLGKNRISFRNSYTHIYDNTLTRITGWNEYTSGSGLPSNAELSYNYFYHGIIPNNDPSQIKSLDKPYTDNTNYPIYQTLLQNKLEGNHKIGNVDIDWFFARTGVSSDTKDYTMHPTLYNFIGNEIQAYHQIYNSSSDFARGYIENKQTDYNYGASFKWNINGESFKNDIKVGYAGASKSNTNIQQKFLLRVDEKVTGNNILTLDGALSDWFDGSHYVPGGIGWQTRPLYENEKYEGEVDQHAGYIMFDNRWKSKFRIVWGLRAEYFKYSLISQQIDPDDPQNVNKPAVEDKPWQFMPSANFTYSPTNKINVRLAYNRTVIRPQFNERTGLPYFDPIANGLIFNTEMVSSVVNNYDFKFEWFPGLGEIFSAGLYYKNIDRPIEREGFISNEGNLFLYNGNSKNAKLKGFEAEVRKNLGFIATDSFLEKLFISGNFTYNDTKVISFKNREKTTDADDTYEVDRPLYGQTPYAYNLGLMYDGERLGLSFLYNAKGDQYITVGYAYNGEEIQRAYAVADAQISYKLLRDKNLEVKFNVRNLFNRVKEYYNNFNSYSVAKGGASQTDREMWELLPGATDKYDKNIDKILFRAYSGRIFGLSVNYTF, encoded by the coding sequence ATGAAAAGTTTGAAATGTAGTTTTACAATCGCGGCGATGTTTTTTACTGTAACAGCAGTAGAGGCGCAGGAATTAGTACAAAAAGTATCATTTTCTGTTCCTGCAAGCAAACCGTTGATTGAAGTTTTGGAAGAATTTGCCACGAAAACAGGCACAAGACTCGCATATTCTAAAGCGGATATTAAAGAATTAAAAGTAAAAGGGGTAAAATGTGAAAATGTTCCTGTAAGCAATTGCCTGAAAGACATTACAGAAGGTCTTCCGGTAGTTTTTCGTTTGCGTGGAGATCTTATTTCAATAAAATATGAAGGTTCCAATGTTTCTGTATTGGGAAACGGGCGAATTTCCGGAAAGATTGTTGATGAAGTGGGAAATCCCGTAGTTGGGGCGCAAATAACGATTGCCGGAAAAACGATAACAACAGATAATAATGGTGATTTTGCCATTGATTTACCTTCCGGAGTATATACTCTTTCGATTAAAGCATCGAAATTCAATGCGTTACGAGTAGAAAAACTGTCGGTAAGCAATAGCGAAACGAATAATGTTTCATTTGCGATGAAGCCGATTTCAGATAAAATAACTGAAATCAAAGAAGTCGTGATCACGGGAGTTCGTAAAGCCGATACCCAAGCTGGATTATTGGCTTTACAGAAAAAAGCCGCACAAATGAGCGACGGAATTTCTGCCGAACAAATCTCCAAAACACCTGACAGCGATGTCGGAGGAACGTTGAAAAGAGTAACGGGAATTACTACTATTGACAATAAATATGTGGTTGTCCGTTCGATGGGAGAGCGCTGGAATACCGCAGCAATGGACGGAATCAGCCTTCCAAGCACGGAAGCTTACAATCAAAATTTCTCGTTCGATATTATTCCTACCGCGATGGTGGAAAGCGTGATCGTAAGCAAAACCGCTACACCGGACATGAATGCCAGTTTTGCAGGAGGTTATGTTGAAATAAAAACTAAAGATATTCCTAATCAGGATTTTACAACGGTAACTGTCGGGACTTCTTACAATGATATTTCTACATTTAAGGAATTTCTGACTCGTCAGCGCGGACAATACGATTATTTGGGATATGACGATGGAACAAGAGATTTTCCAAAAGGTCTTAAAGCAATGAACTGGGAGAATCCTCTGTTTTTTGAACAGTCGAAACAGTTTGTGAATGATAATTTTACCAATTATGCAACAAAAGCAGATTTAGGTTCAAATATGCAACTGGCTTTAGGAAGGACTTTTCAGCTTAAAAATAATAATAAATGGGGATTAGCCGGAGCGTTAACGATTAGAAACGAACAAAATAAATTAGACATAGAACACACAGGAAGAGGAAACTGGCTGGATACAACTTATCTTACCAATCCAGCAGATCCTGATTATCAACAAACCCCTGTAAAATTTTATAATTTTAAAAATCAGGGAGCTTCTTACACCTATAATTCTACGGTTGCCGGAATGTTGAACTTCGGGTTGCAATTGGGGAAAAACAGAATCTCTTTCCGTAATTCTTATACGCATATTTATGACAACACGCTTACCAGAATCACCGGTTGGAACGAATATACATCGGGAAGCGGTTTGCCGAGTAATGCAGAATTGTCATACAATTATTTTTATCACGGAATTATACCCAATAATGATCCTTCACAGATCAAATCTTTAGACAAACCTTACACAGATAATACAAATTATCCTATTTATCAGACTCTTTTACAAAATAAACTGGAAGGAAACCACAAAATAGGAAATGTAGATATTGATTGGTTTTTCGCGCGAACAGGAGTTTCATCCGATACCAAAGATTATACAATGCATCCTACGCTTTATAATTTTATTGGAAATGAGATACAGGCATATCACCAAATATATAATTCCTCGAGTGATTTTGCAAGAGGTTATATTGAAAACAAGCAGACAGATTACAATTACGGAGCATCATTTAAATGGAATATTAATGGCGAAAGTTTTAAAAATGATATAAAAGTTGGATACGCCGGTGCATCAAAGAGTAATACGAATATCCAGCAGAAATTTTTGCTGAGGGTGGATGAAAAGGTGACCGGAAATAATATACTCACATTGGATGGAGCACTTTCTGACTGGTTCGACGGCTCACATTACGTACCGGGAGGAATCGGATGGCAAACAAGACCGCTTTATGAAAACGAAAAGTATGAAGGTGAAGTGGATCAGCATGCCGGATATATCATGTTTGATAATCGTTGGAAAAGTAAATTCAGGATTGTATGGGGATTAAGAGCAGAATATTTTAAATATAGTTTGATTTCTCAACAAATAGATCCGGATGATCCGCAAAATGTAAATAAGCCCGCTGTAGAAGATAAACCTTGGCAATTTATGCCCTCTGCCAACTTTACGTATAGTCCGACCAATAAAATTAATGTAAGACTGGCGTATAACAGAACGGTAATTCGTCCTCAGTTTAATGAAAGAACAGGTTTGCCCTATTTTGATCCGATAGCAAACGGATTGATTTTCAATACAGAAATGGTATCATCCGTGGTCAATAATTATGATTTTAAATTTGAATGGTTTCCGGGATTAGGTGAAATTTTTTCAGCAGGATTGTATTACAAAAATATCGACCGACCGATTGAGCGTGAAGGATTTATCTCCAACGAAGGAAACTTATTCCTTTATAACGGAAACTCAAAAAATGCAAAGCTTAAAGGATTTGAAGCAGAAGTAAGAAAAAATTTAGGCTTCATTGCAACAGATTCCTTTCTTGAAAAACTTTTTATAAGTGGAAATTTTACCTACAACGATACCAAGGTTATCTCTTTTAAAAACAGGGAAAAAACAACAGATGCAGATGATACCTATGAAGTAGACAGACCGCTTTACGGGCAGACTCCTTATGCTTATAATTTAGGGTTGATGTATGACGGTGAGCGTTTAGGATTAAGTTTTTTATACAATGCCAAAGGCGATCAGTACATCACAGTGGGATATGCCTATAACGGAGAAGAAATACAGCGCGCTTACGCAGTAGCAGATGCACAGATATCCTATAAATTATTAAGAGATAAGAATTTAGAAGTAAAATTCAATGTCAGGAATCTTTTTAACAGGGTGAAAGAATATTACAACAATTTTAATTCTTATTCGGTGGCAAAGGGTGGTGCTTCACAAACAGACAGAGAAATGTGGGAGCTTTTGCCGGGTGCTACCGATAAATACGACAAGAATATTGATAAGATCTTGTTTCGTGCCTATAGCGGAAGAATATTTGGTTTAAGTGTGAATTACACATTTTAA
- a CDS encoding FecR family protein yields the protein MKSLKYKNVEAFVFRLWQREVSGETISQKETEVLEKWKAHVENDLDKTHIKESRERILFALEPYFVEPTIANHKISFKKYIYQAAAVIILLLSLGGIFTYNTFFKPDVYVADSRNKKIHLADGSLVNLFPGAELTVEKSFPADTRVVALKGDAIFSVAKSKKHPFIVNADGFSTKVLGTVFKISQSGNDKTVDLYEGKVAVSSTGVPVFFLKPHQKWTNFGIPRTAAIISFSTEKNSGKKHSTLLSLSFNDVSLKEVIEVLQKNHDINIKYPKEVSDKKITADFTGGTTDENIEALAFILGLQVEKDNQTYILKK from the coding sequence ATGAAGAGTCTTAAATATAAAAATGTTGAAGCTTTTGTTTTCAGGCTTTGGCAGCGAGAGGTTTCAGGAGAAACGATTTCCCAAAAAGAAACCGAAGTGTTGGAAAAATGGAAAGCTCATGTTGAAAATGATCTGGATAAAACTCATATAAAAGAATCCAGGGAGAGAATTTTATTCGCTTTGGAACCTTATTTTGTAGAGCCAACAATAGCTAATCATAAAATTAGCTTTAAAAAATATATTTATCAGGCTGCGGCGGTCATCATTCTGTTATTATCATTAGGCGGAATTTTCACCTACAATACTTTCTTTAAACCGGATGTATATGTTGCTGATTCTAGGAACAAAAAAATTCATTTGGCAGACGGCTCGTTGGTGAACTTATTTCCGGGTGCTGAGCTTACGGTAGAAAAATCTTTTCCCGCCGATACTAGAGTTGTTGCTTTAAAAGGAGACGCGATATTTTCCGTTGCAAAATCTAAAAAGCATCCATTTATTGTAAATGCCGATGGTTTTAGCACTAAAGTTTTAGGAACGGTTTTTAAAATCTCGCAATCAGGAAATGACAAGACGGTTGATCTTTATGAAGGTAAAGTTGCCGTTTCATCAACCGGAGTTCCAGTATTTTTCCTTAAACCTCATCAGAAATGGACCAATTTCGGAATTCCGCGCACGGCTGCAATTATTTCATTTTCAACTGAAAAGAATTCGGGTAAGAAGCATTCTACTTTATTGTCTTTGAGCTTTAATGATGTGTCTTTAAAAGAAGTGATTGAAGTTTTACAAAAAAATCATGACATCAATATCAAATATCCTAAAGAAGTTTCAGATAAGAAAATCACGGCAGACTTTACGGGTGGAACTACCGACGAAAATATAGAAGCACTGGCATTTATACTAGGTCTGCAAGTAGAAAAAGATAACCAAACATATATTTTGAAAAAATAA
- a CDS encoding RNA polymerase sigma factor — MNPTDHTLLKKIKSGDRPSFMLLYERYWDSLYRFVFVRTRDKEISEELLQNLWVKILEDTAVIQTDESESAKGYLLRYLHYRIIDYYNSYKKIPPIVSIDESDFPIEITDTEYFEILEENDISALFLMIDEVVSQLPVTEQNVYDMRIRKNMSVDETAEALGLSNKTVSNKLSKALGEIREQLNPDYQSSKKLISLLMLMEMITKY; from the coding sequence ATGAACCCGACAGACCATACTTTATTAAAGAAAATAAAATCAGGTGACAGACCTTCTTTTATGCTGTTGTACGAACGGTATTGGGATAGTCTTTACCGTTTTGTTTTCGTCAGAACCAGAGATAAGGAGATTTCGGAAGAGCTCCTGCAGAATCTTTGGGTAAAAATACTTGAGGATACAGCCGTAATTCAGACCGATGAGTCAGAAAGCGCAAAAGGCTATTTATTGCGTTATCTTCACTACAGAATCATCGATTATTACAACAGTTATAAAAAAATTCCGCCGATTGTAAGTATTGATGAATCTGATTTTCCTATTGAAATAACCGATACAGAATATTTTGAAATTCTTGAAGAAAATGATATTTCCGCTTTATTCCTCATGATCGATGAAGTGGTTTCTCAACTTCCCGTTACCGAACAAAACGTGTATGACATGAGAATCCGGAAAAATATGTCTGTTGATGAAACAGCAGAAGCTTTGGGTTTAAGTAATAAAACGGTCAGTAATAAATTAAGTAAAGCTTTGGGTGAAATTCGTGAACAGCTGAATCCTGATTACCAATCTTCTAAAAAGCTTATTTCTCTATTAATGCTGATGGAAATGATAACGAAGTATTGA
- a CDS encoding response regulator transcription factor yields the protein MNKKILLADDHYIVTFGTSMLLKNHFSDVSIECAENYDEVKEKIRSERFDLIILDIEMPGSTFKFMVKELKRIQEDLMILIFSSAKESAALEYIHEGAEGFINKLCSEKALIKAVESIFDQGYYYPSKLIDQAFNRSKKNGTEVLSERELQVFRLLVQGNGNLEISNILNINISTVSTYKRRIYAKLGVKNIIDLLKIYNDSN from the coding sequence ATGAATAAAAAAATATTGCTCGCTGATGATCATTATATAGTAACCTTCGGAACTTCAATGCTTTTGAAAAATCATTTCAGTGACGTTTCAATCGAATGTGCTGAAAATTATGATGAAGTAAAAGAAAAAATTCGGAGTGAAAGGTTCGACCTTATCATTTTGGATATTGAAATGCCAGGGAGTACATTTAAATTTATGGTAAAAGAGCTAAAGAGAATACAGGAAGATTTGATGATTCTGATATTTTCCTCTGCTAAAGAAAGTGCAGCTCTGGAATATATACATGAGGGGGCGGAAGGTTTTATAAATAAATTATGTAGTGAAAAAGCACTGATAAAAGCGGTTGAATCTATTTTTGACCAGGGGTACTATTACCCGTCAAAACTTATCGATCAGGCTTTTAATCGGTCAAAAAAAAATGGAACAGAAGTTTTGTCGGAAAGAGAATTGCAAGTTTTTAGGCTATTAGTTCAGGGAAATGGGAATTTAGAAATTTCTAATATTCTGAATATTAATATATCTACAGTAAGTACCTATAAAAGAAGAATCTATGCTAAATTAGGTGTTAAGAATATTATTGATCTTCTGAAAATTTATAATGATTCGAATTAA